A genomic window from Sulfurospirillum multivorans DSM 12446 includes:
- the mnmH gene encoding tRNA 2-selenouridine(34) synthase MnmH produces MLIELDIDAFISQKSEFDLLIDARSPKEFCESHIPNAQNFYALNDAEHQEIGTLYKQVSRNDAKILGARYICQNVASHLERIAKEYKIGSKIGIYCARGGLRSSSIAIILSHIGYQVYRLQGGYKQYRMYVLTYLENLPHQRFIVLGGNTGCGKSELLQSLHPSIDLENLANHLGSSFGSIKGAQPSQKAFENSLCEILHKIDPNATIFIEAESKRMGKCTIPALLHVRILQGYRIEITAPLVQRVERILKDYQMITPAFFDQSMKMIAPYIKKTVKEDVLHAYEEGDLAQVAKILLVEYYDLVYKKPHHSDTTLDNADEMATLEALRSLHVKLSTV; encoded by the coding sequence ATGCTGATTGAGCTTGACATTGACGCCTTTATTTCCCAAAAATCAGAGTTTGATCTTTTAATCGACGCGCGTAGCCCCAAAGAATTTTGTGAATCTCACATTCCAAATGCTCAAAACTTTTATGCCCTAAATGATGCAGAACATCAAGAAATCGGCACGCTCTACAAACAAGTCTCACGCAATGACGCCAAAATACTCGGTGCTCGTTACATCTGCCAAAATGTAGCATCGCATCTTGAACGAATCGCAAAAGAGTACAAAATTGGCTCTAAAATCGGCATCTACTGCGCTAGAGGAGGGCTAAGATCTAGCTCCATTGCGATTATCCTCTCGCACATTGGCTATCAAGTCTACCGACTTCAAGGTGGCTATAAACAGTACCGTATGTATGTGCTCACCTATCTTGAAAATTTACCGCATCAGCGTTTCATTGTCCTTGGTGGCAATACGGGCTGTGGAAAAAGTGAACTCTTGCAATCGCTTCATCCTTCCATCGATCTTGAAAACCTTGCCAACCATCTGGGTTCGAGCTTTGGAAGTATCAAAGGCGCGCAACCCAGTCAAAAAGCGTTTGAAAATAGTTTATGCGAAATTTTACATAAAATTGATCCCAATGCCACAATCTTCATCGAGGCCGAAAGTAAAAGAATGGGAAAATGCACCATTCCAGCGCTTTTACATGTAAGGATCTTACAAGGCTATCGTATCGAAATTACAGCACCGCTTGTGCAACGTGTTGAGCGAATACTCAAAGACTATCAGATGATTACGCCTGCCTTTTTTGACCAATCGATGAAGATGATTGCGCCGTACATTAAAAAAACGGTGAAAGAAGATGTTTTACACGCATACGAAGAGGGCGACCTTGCGCAAGTGGCGAAGATACTATTAGTTGAGTATTATGATCTTGTGTATAAAAAACCGCATCATAGCGATACAACCCTTGATAATGCTGATGAAATGGCAACTTTGGAAGCTCTTAGATCTTTACATGTAAAACTCTCAACCGTTTAA
- a CDS encoding DUF4198 domain-containing protein, translated as MKVLLASLVCASSLFAHFQTVMTDKTVIEQGGNTKVSIQYEFTHPFEQHLMNMQMPKEAGVFMEGKKTSLLGAFQAVEKNKLTTWKSEYTIKEPGVYQFYVDPVPYFEPAEEKFIRHQTKTIVDAFGSGEGWDKPIGLKAEIIPLSRPYTLYAGNLFSAQVLYKGKPVPNAEVEVEFYNTKGLKAPNEMYVTQVYKADKNGVFHVALPTDGWWGFAALMDDDEKIKKDGKSYPVELGAVLWLKTEAMK; from the coding sequence ATGAAAGTATTATTAGCATCACTTGTGTGTGCTTCATCGCTGTTTGCACATTTTCAAACCGTTATGACAGATAAAACCGTCATTGAGCAAGGTGGAAACACGAAAGTTTCTATTCAATACGAATTTACCCATCCCTTTGAGCAACACCTCATGAACATGCAAATGCCTAAAGAGGCGGGCGTTTTCATGGAAGGCAAAAAGACATCGCTTTTGGGCGCATTCCAAGCTGTCGAAAAGAACAAACTCACGACGTGGAAGAGTGAATACACGATTAAAGAGCCAGGGGTTTATCAGTTCTATGTCGATCCTGTGCCTTATTTTGAGCCTGCGGAAGAGAAATTTATCCGCCATCAAACCAAAACGATTGTGGATGCCTTTGGTTCAGGCGAGGGCTGGGATAAACCTATTGGTCTTAAAGCGGAGATCATTCCACTCTCACGTCCTTATACACTCTATGCAGGCAATCTATTTAGCGCCCAAGTGCTTTACAAAGGCAAACCCGTCCCAAATGCTGAAGTGGAAGTAGAGTTTTACAACACCAAAGGGCTCAAAGCACCCAATGAAATGTACGTCACACAAGTCTACAAAGCCGATAAAAATGGTGTCTTTCATGTCGCACTTCCGACTGATGGATGGTGGGGATTTGCCGCTTTAATGGATGATGATGAAAAAATTAAAAAAGATGGTAAAAGTTACCCTGTCGAATTGGGCGCTGTACTTTGGCTCAAAACAGAGGCAATGAAATAA
- the trpC gene encoding indole-3-glycerol phosphate synthase TrpC: protein MILDEIIKRTREDLEKKKKEYTIDWLGRSLAFNPFMPRDVKPYLKATPQNPYRIIAEVKKASPSKGVIKADFDPLMIAKAYELGGADAISVLTEPHYFQGNLEYLTQIRRYVPTPLLRKDFIVDEYQILEALVYGADFILLIAKALSKAELKHLLEYALRLGLEVLVEIHDKEDLVKAIFAGANIIGINHRNLETFEMDMSLTEKLMPLIPQGKIIVAESGLNDKETIQHLSKIGADAFLIGEYFMREPDIQASLESIKKVD, encoded by the coding sequence ATGATTCTAGACGAAATTATCAAACGCACGCGTGAGGATTTAGAAAAGAAGAAAAAAGAGTATACGATTGATTGGTTGGGTAGAAGCCTTGCGTTTAACCCTTTTATGCCACGCGACGTCAAACCTTATCTGAAAGCAACACCCCAAAATCCGTATCGCATCATTGCTGAAGTGAAAAAAGCTAGCCCTAGTAAAGGGGTGATCAAAGCTGATTTTGACCCTCTGATGATTGCCAAAGCGTATGAATTAGGAGGTGCTGATGCTATTTCTGTGCTGACTGAGCCTCACTATTTTCAAGGAAACTTGGAGTACTTAACCCAAATTCGCCGTTATGTTCCCACACCCTTGTTGCGTAAAGATTTCATTGTTGATGAGTACCAAATCTTAGAAGCGCTGGTGTATGGGGCTGATTTTATTTTATTGATCGCAAAAGCGCTTTCCAAAGCAGAACTCAAACACCTTTTAGAGTACGCATTACGACTAGGGCTTGAAGTTTTAGTCGAAATTCATGACAAAGAAGACCTCGTTAAAGCCATCTTTGCAGGAGCAAATATCATCGGAATTAACCACCGAAACCTAGAGACCTTTGAGATGGATATGAGTTTAACTGAGAAACTGATGCCACTCATTCCGCAAGGAAAAATCATCGTTGCAGAGAGTGGATTGAATGACAAAGAGACGATTCAACACTTAAGCAAAATCGGTGCGGATGCCTTTTTAATTGGCGAGTATTTTATGCGTGAACCAGACATTCAAGCCTCACTTGAATCCATTAAAAAGGTCGATTGA
- a CDS encoding HIT family protein, which translates to MDYMYAPWRDVYFSDKPEGCVFCNISEHPELDEQHHVLYRDALCFIVMNRYPYTPGHFMVIPHYHTDAVEELEPEVWLHLSFIVQRCVKMLKEGIGAQGVNLGMNLGKSGGAGIAEHIHYHVIPRWIGDTNFITTIADTRVYGTDFEKIYTHLKGLVPEYLAC; encoded by the coding sequence ATGGATTACATGTACGCTCCTTGGCGGGATGTTTATTTTAGTGATAAACCAGAAGGGTGTGTTTTTTGCAACATAAGCGAGCATCCAGAGCTGGATGAGCAGCATCATGTCTTGTATCGCGATGCGCTCTGCTTTATCGTAATGAACCGTTATCCTTACACGCCTGGGCATTTTATGGTGATTCCTCATTATCATACCGATGCGGTTGAGGAACTGGAACCCGAAGTGTGGCTGCATCTCTCGTTTATCGTGCAACGCTGTGTAAAGATGCTTAAAGAGGGCATTGGAGCGCAAGGGGTGAATCTTGGTATGAACCTTGGCAAAAGTGGCGGAGCGGGCATTGCAGAGCACATTCACTACCATGTGATCCCACGCTGGATAGGCGATACCAATTTTATTACCACCATCGCTGATACCAGAGTTTATGGAACCGATTTTGAAAAAATCTATACGCATCTTAAAGGGCTTGTTCCTGAGTATCTGGCATGCTGA
- the cbiM gene encoding cobalt transporter CbiM, whose amino-acid sequence MHLSEGLLRPEILIGGAVVSAAFTLYAFKTLKDDEIPKTAVLSALFFLASFIHVPIGPTSVHLVLGGIVGAMLGFRAFIAIFVALLLQGVLFGFGGLTTLGINLFNLATPTLIGYWLFMLPSNNRWQKDLLWFLVGFVPLALSAFLLSLTLALNGDAFVDAAKLALLAHLPIMFIEGFITLFALRFIEKVSPHLLHVKEQYVTHRAA is encoded by the coding sequence ATGCACCTCAGTGAAGGCTTACTCAGACCTGAGATATTAATCGGTGGAGCAGTCGTTTCGGCTGCTTTTACTCTGTATGCGTTTAAAACACTCAAAGATGATGAGATTCCTAAAACGGCGGTACTTTCGGCGCTGTTCTTTTTGGCATCGTTCATTCACGTTCCCATTGGTCCCACATCAGTGCATCTTGTCTTAGGCGGCATTGTTGGAGCCATGCTGGGTTTTCGTGCTTTTATCGCTATCTTTGTCGCTCTTTTACTCCAAGGCGTTCTATTTGGCTTTGGCGGACTCACCACGCTTGGTATCAATCTTTTCAATCTTGCCACACCCACGCTGATTGGCTATTGGCTTTTTATGCTTCCTTCAAACAACCGTTGGCAAAAAGATCTGCTCTGGTTTTTAGTCGGTTTCGTTCCTTTAGCCCTTTCTGCCTTCTTGCTTTCACTCACCCTAGCTCTCAATGGCGACGCGTTTGTGGACGCCGCAAAACTAGCTCTTTTAGCGCACTTACCGATTATGTTTATCGAAGGGTTTATCACACTTTTTGCGCTTCGTTTCATTGAAAAAGTCTCCCCACATCTTTTACATGTAAAGGAGCAGTATGTTACGCATCGGGCTGCTTAG